The Vitis vinifera cultivar Pinot Noir 40024 chromosome 7, ASM3070453v1 genomic interval TGAATCTCCTTTATTTTGCTTCTTTAGGATTCTTTTACGCTGTTCTCCAAAtattccattactttcttttggtttttcagAGGAATTATGAGTTATTATATTGGAATATGTCTGTTTCTTTCGTGTGGAAATGGTTACTGGAAAGATGAAACCAGTGGAGAATATCTCTTGCTTTTCTCATAATTGTAGGGGGAATATCATTGCAgggatgttttgttgttttcaacAGCTTTCATGTGCTGGTattcctcatttttttattctaatttataattatttgagAGAAGCCTCTATTGAGATGCTAATTTTATGTGCCAAGAAcgcctttttccttttgttctGGTTATCATTTTGCTCCATTGATCAATTTGGTGGAATCATTCTGGTTCGATTTTTGTGTTATGTAAATTTTAGCTTGTCAGCTTTTTTGTTAGTGAAACACTAGTTTCTAATGCAGGAATCTGAGAGAGCTGGACTTGCGAGAGAGTGAAGTGGATGACTTCAGTGGACATTGGCTCACCCATTTCCCTGATTCTTGCACATCACTGGTGTCCCTCAACATTTCCTGCTTGGCCTCCGAGGTGAGTTTCTCTGCCCTGGAGCGCCTGGTGGGTAGGTGTCCCAGTCTGAGGACTCTCCGGCTCAACCGTGCTGTGCCCCTTGACAGGCTTCCCAACCTATTACGCAGGGCGCCTCAGCTGGTTGAGCTGGGTACAGGTGCCTACTCAGCTGAGCACCGGCCTGAAGTGTTCTCAAGTTTAGCAGGAGCTTTTTCAAACTGCAAAGAGCTCAAGAGTCTGTCTGGATTTTGGGATGTGGTCCCGGATTACCTTCCAGCCGTTTATCCTGCCTGTTCTGGGATCACATCTTTGAACTTGAGCTATGCCACTATCCAAAGTCCTGATCTCATCAAGCTGGTCACCCAGTGTCAGAATTTGCAGCGGCTATGGGTATGGCTGATCTTATATACTGTCACTTGAATGATGCAGTCTTTTATTTGCATGtgatttttaaacataatttccATTGCTCCTGGCTTGCAAGTTGTAAATCAAGATCTTGACCTGGAAAGTAATGGGTCCTACATAAGATAAAGATATGTATAGAAGAATTTAGATGGTTAAATGATCCAGGCCATCTGATTTGCAATTTTATGTTAGAAGTTCTTGTTTCtcctttacctttttttttttttttaaattaagaatgcTAAATACAGTTGTTGAATCATAGGTTTCAAGATCACCCTAGTAAAGTGGTTATTGGCATCTGGAGGCCTCTTTCTGAGGTTCTGTTAGTTCTTGTTCCTGCAATATGTCATGTGCATGATTGGGATTTTTGCTTGTGCCTGAAGCTTTGGATGGTGGTCTTTTCCTATTGCCGTTTTTTCTTGAACTAATAGAAGACATGATTACAGGTACTTGATTACATTGAAGACAGTGGCCTAGATGCTCTAGCTGCATCTTGCAAAGATCTGCAAGAACTGAGGGTGTTCCCTTCTGAACCATATGACATGGAGGGAAATGTAGCCTTGACAGAACAAGGGCTTGTCTCTGTTTCTGAAGGCTGCCCTAAGCTCCACTCTGTGCTATACTTCTGCCGTCAAATGACAAATGCTGCCTTAGTTTCCATTGCCAAAAATCGGCCAAACATGACTCGTTTCCGTCTCTGCATTATTGAACCCCGGACTCGTGATTACCAAACCCTGGAGCCACTTGATGTGGGTTTTGGAGCCATTGTTGAGCACTGTAAAGAACTACATCGCCTTTCCCTCTCTGGTCTTCTCACTGACCGGGTGTTTGAGTACATTGGAACCCATGCCAAGAAGCTAGAAATGCTATCTGTGGCTTTTGCTGGAGATGGTGATTTGGGGCTCCATCATGTTCTCTCTGGGTGCAAAAGCCTCCGGAAGTTAGAGATCAGGGATTGTCCCTTTGGGGACAAGGCTCTCTTGGCCAATGCTGCAAAGCTGGAGACAATGCGATCCCTTTGGATGTCTTCTTGCTCAGTGAGTTTTGGAGCATGTAAGCTGTTAGGTCAGAAGATGCCCAGACTCAATGTTGAGGTTATGGATGAAAGGGGGCGACCAGATTCAAGGCCAGAAAGCTGTTCAGTGGAGAAGCTTTACATATATAGATCAGTTGCTGGGCCAAGGAGTGACATGCCTCGATTTGTGTGGACAATGAAGACTCCGAGTTGAGGCTGTCTTGATGAATCTCCTCAGGAAGAACTGCCCCCTTGAATCTTATGAATGGATATAGCAGGTACATGCTCTATATGCTACTCATTGTTTCATATTCagttttatgaaaatttaacaTAATTGCAGCTCTGGTTGGAGTAGAAATGAGTAACAAGAGGGTATGAAGAGGCTCAAGAGCTCAAATGCCATTCATTTTACACTTGGCTGAGCTATTTGACTACAATTAGTGGTTAATAAAGAGATGAAGACTCTTGTTGTTATGTTGTATCAAATGGATTTATTATTTTGGTTGGGAATATTTACCATGTATACTATTTTCGTACTTTGCATGTTTATGCATATgaattgttttgttttcagCAGTGAAGTATTTGTCTTCTGGACTTACCTGTGCTATCAGCAGTTCTCATTGAAtaaaattccataattttcatCAACCTGAATTACAATACATGCGTGTGCATGCATCTCAGAATTATGGAACTTTGCTTTGATGTAattcccttctttttctttgggaAATTCAAACAAGAAACTGGTACATTGGTCATGACTGGAACCTAGGAAGCTGAAGCCCCGCATGAAAAACCTATAAAATGAAGTGAAATCTTTACGCTTCAGCCATGGGATTTACAATTCTCTATAAGGCTAATCATCTATAACATTCCCTTTGTGCTTTAGGGGTTCTTACCAGAAAAAATGGAAGTGTTATCTAGGTTATAGTTCAGTGTCGAATTCTACCCTTCTGAAGGTTAAGACTCAGAACCATGCTTCATTGTTCTTAGGTTTTTCTCCAGGTCATCTTAGATTGGATTGGTTGgtttcttttttagtttgtGGTCCTGTTTTAAAAGTTCACACTCCTGAGATTCTGCAACTTTTTTACTTAGGCTTGTTCTCGATTCTTTAGTTCTCCAATTTGCAGCAGTAGCTAGTGTTCACCAATCGTGGCTGAGCCATATGCCATCCCAGGAGATTTTTTGACGAAATATGGGATATGATATGATCATTGGTGTTCCCACATTGTTTTCCAAACTCCCCACCAAACTTGTGcattatgtataaaaaaaacagCTGGGGTAAGGTCCACCCAACCTGAATATCTCCATCAttcaatatatgtatatatatatatagttctcAGTTTGGATGCCAGCTACTTGCTGTACAAACAAATGTGTACTAAAGGATGATGAGGTACTACAAGAAGCCAAAAGAGTCAAAACTTGCTTCTTTTCATTCTGGCATTGTAGTTTGTTGTGGAATTTGTGCTTTGACCATTCTCTTTCTAGCGTTATAGTTTGCTTGGCACAGATGGGACTTTTGGATCAATTCACATAAAacaatatgtttgaaaattctGGTCCTTCTGATGCTCTagtatttttctctatttagaGAACAGTGGTTTAAACACCATGGACATATGGCAAAAGGGCTTGGTAGCTTGAGGGATAGATCTCTCACTTCTTTGGTTCTCAAGGGGATCCCATTTGGATGAGCTATTTATAACTTGTAACCAAAGGCTTTTTGGTTTGTTCTAATGAAACAGAAAGATTAGAATGAGAAAATGTTGTGAAAGGGGTGGGTATTGATGAGGCTGACCTGCATAAAGGGAAACTACTATTGATTCTGAGATTTGGCAAAGGTGGTAGCAGTAAGATTCCTTACAAAACTAAAGTTATGGTGATTGATGtgcgccccccccccccctcccctctGTGTCTGGTCCACAATGATGGAAAGAGGAAACAATTATCtgcttttgaaagaaaattagggTCCTCTTTTTGTCTGTTTGTTTCTAGGGAAAAAATATACTCAGTGGAACAAGTTCAATTATTACTGTGGTAATATATAATCTTAACCTTGTTAGCCAATTGAgcaaatatatatttcttaggTAATATAAAAGTACTAAAAATAGTGATATGcacttttagaaattaaaattttggcaTAGTGATGATGATATATTGAAGTTAGAaagttattataattattttaattaacattatgatatatttaattattcaatttttaagtGAAGAGTTTTTGGTATatttaatcatataaatttgtgcatcaaatatatataaataaaactttttaaataaatttttaaaaattaataatatttatgtaagtaaatatatttatatataaaataatagcaAATGTGAGATTTTAGCTTCTAGCATGTgaaagataaattaattaaaattttctatatttactttattttattcatgtaaatattaataattatttatgtgtttaattaataatataagtaattttattttaattctctctcttttgtcatttttttcattgttgaaGGGCAAGGAGGTAAATGAGTAAAAAGCATCCATTTACCATGGCAGTGAATCTTATTGAAGAAAAGCTCATCCACCTCTCTGAGGAGTaggtggtggtgatggtggtttCAGCCTTAGGAATGGTaactttctttcactttctctctcttttctcgaCTGTTGTGTCATGTGATAGATTCTGTGAAATGCCATCACCCCCACTACTTTTTTACTACTACctaccttctctctctctctctctctgcgaAATGCCATCATCCCCACTACTTTTTTActaccttctctctctctctctctcatcacaCCCACACCAACCAGGGCCACCACAAGCCCAAAATTCTAAATATATccttgaaaaattataaatataattcaaaCCCCCATCATGGACAGATACTCAGACAACAACATTAcatcttgaaaaaaaagaaaaaaaatctcaaataaaaaaaaaaagaaaaagaaaaagaaaaagggaaaaagtgggtgaaatgaaacaaagatATCTGTGAGTCTCTGCAAGTGGTGCATGCAATCAATTGGGTTTTATCAGAacatttttattgtttgatgATGGCCACACGTTTGAGATGGGTTTCTCTGATCATCACCATCATTTGGGTGTGTGTATTGTTCTTGATGctcaatcattttctttttccttttttttactttcttttttgctGATTTCATCTGAGTGTTGAAAACCCAATAATGGTGTCACAGAATCCCCACCctctttgtgtttttgtttCAATCTTTGATACTGTATCGTGGCCCGTGGGGGTAGAGAATACACTTTTTGAATGTTTGTACCGTTGGATGGGGTCTTTGTCTTTTGGTTGATTTGGACTCCTCCTTCCTTTTCTTGCTTTTCAATCTGCATTTTTTGGTTACTGTGATCAGTCAGTGATGATTGTTGCATTCTGATTCTTCCTTCACAATTCTAACCCCTCTGCTCTCCACTTTATGCCAAActtgctttgatttttttattctgtttttgtttttggtccTCCGATATGCTTCAACATCCACCGTTGATTCTCCTTgcatatatcatatcatatatatatatataaaatgtgaTATTCTACGTTGGATATAAGAGAAAGTTCTTTACGCAATATATGTAGAGacttcttttaataaaataaacagcgttttaaagccgtgaagaCCCCAAAACagacaatatttacatgattGAGAGTGGGTCAAATGTTATGAAAtgataaatacatttaaaattttttataaatgaaaattatttttacaaatgtAGACCCTTATCacaaatatttcatttctaaaaagcATGTTCTTGTTTTTTGCATTGGACCATTTTTAAGGGAAaagtactttaattttttaaaaattggggCTTCTTAGACTATGCTTCAGTCGAATTCTCAAAAGTTGAACAACTTTTTCTAAACCTTAATAAGCACTTTCATATGTATTTacgtaatttttaaaaaagtttagtGCTAAAGTGTAGCTTTTTgtggattatttatttattttttattttggtgcaACTTGTCAAACGTTGATATTATTGCAAGGCAATATGTCTCGTGACGGAGGCGTTTATTGTGGGTCAAGGATAGGGCTCCAAGTTGGGCGGTGGAACCCGGCCAATCCCAGGTTTAGGTCGGCGTGGGAGTATGAAAGTCCTTGGTTATGGTTTGGTTTAGGTTAGGAAAATAATGTGTTTAGGACTTAGAATTGATGTTAGTTGAAGGTGTGActtttattatgtatttattattttatttaaaatgtagaaaatatacaacgataatgaaataattttaacctccattttttttaattatcttagaCTAATAAATTTAAcattcttatttaattatttacataattttaaatattaaaatattaaaatattaaaatttgagtttagAGTTATCATTtacattaaattaataattaataatatatttatgacttcgagatatttattttttataatcttattTATAGATGGGTTTAATTCAATCGCTCAAGTTGTAGTCTTAGGTAgtgtttttttttgaaaactttttatcgaaattaatttgtttttagattgcggatgttttttttttataatttttttgttgatttgttatttatttcttaacttttttaactaaatagaaaaactcgaaatatttgacttttttaatgttaaaagtaacattgatttttctttattttttaatatttaatataaataaaatattaaaaaaataatttaataatttaatattattataaactatttaattttaagttttatttagagtTAAGTAAAAAACAAACTTAATAATGACTCTAGTGGGCCGagcttaaatttaaattttggatGGGCTTGAGCAACCCTTAAGTGTGGTTAGGATTTGGGCTTGGGTTTAATGCGGCCCAACGGGTAAACTAACACTATATACATTCAAATGGGCTCTCGTAAGAATTGGGCCAAGATCAGAGATCAGATTGGGCGGAGTCTTGAGCACGCCTAACCTGGTCTTGGACAAGTCATCCGACATACACGAGATTGAGATCGTTGAAAAAGAATTGTTTGTTAGGCTTCCAGAGGAGTTTTGTAATGCTTTGTAATTAGacataaaatgtaaaatataaatgaataattgTATATTTCACAAGAGACTATGCCACGAATCATTTATGAATTGTTAGCAACAAAACAGTACACAGAGACTTGACTGATTGATTAAATGCTAATAAGCTTTAGAGTAGACTTGACTTTGAGAAATATAAAACATCTTCCATCCTTCTCACGGTCTCATTTCATTCTTCCACCATTTGGGAGAGGAGGTTTCTgataaagaaaaccaaagaagAGAGATGGGGAAGATGATCTGCACAGAGGTCGGCGGGTGTGGTGAAGGTTTGGATCTCAAGGGACTCCTCATGGCTCTTGTAATCGCTCTCACGCTCATGGTCATCTGCTGGCGGCCTCCCCGCCATCGGGCCTACATCGCTGTGCGTTATTGTTGACAGAATTCCACCCATCTCAATCGTGTTTTCCGTTTGTTTCTCGGGATTTCTTTGGTTTTTCCTCAAGGTAATTATGTTTGTTAGAGGGAGTATTACTAATAAATACAAGAGTGTATTATGATCAGACCCAGGGGTGGGTGGTCATatgatgagtcatgacataagtTACTGTCCACGTGATTTTGAATCTTCCTTATTGTAATAGGTTATGATAGATGGGTGAATGAAAAAAGTTGCTTCACTTTATACCAATTATTTTCTATCGAGGATGATGGTACTTTATGTTGCCGGTGATTGTGCTTGTTAATTTTTTCTACACTTGTTTGGAAACGCTTTTGAGAATgggttcttaaaaaataatttttgaatatgttttaagaaacacttctgtaatattctctaaaaTAGTATACAAAAAtctgaaatattttcaatatgttttttttttcaattgttctaCTTGTGATATTCCTTTTATTGAGAAAGTCTATGggaaaaaaatcacaaattatgaatccaaatttataaaaaataaaataaaaaaattcacaaatgaagaatccaaatttataaaatataattttttaacagttatttaaaattaattagcttttcataaattttattttatcaaaagcATTATATTTGTCTTTTAGGtattatcttttaataatataagtaTCTTTTAAACGATAAATacataaaacttaaattatttttaaaggattcCCATTGTCTTATATGTgtgtgaaaatatatatttttcttatatttttaatttttaattattctctaAACAACTGAAATATATTCTCATAAAATATCTTAGTtttggaaaactattttttataaaaaaatcactaaATATGTTTTCGGAATTTGAAAAACAGTTCTGAACAAaatcctattttttaaaaacagttccaAACATCCTCTTTTCAAGTGGCTTCTTGTGACGCCGAGATTTTCAACCTAGGATTTGCAGAGAAGGATCGTGTACCCCACAGAGAGCTCTGTTTACATTGTTTTTCAAACCCGAAATTGCAGAGAAGGATCGTGTATTTGCCAACAGAGCAAGAAATTCTAGAATATATGACGCTAAAGAAAGACTCGAGTCTCGACCCACAGCCGTGTGGGCTCCATCTAAGATCCAGAGTGCTGGGGACTTTTCCCACCCAACCAACAAAGACTTTCCCGGAAAATCAATGCAGAAAAATATGCCCGTAAGACTGAAAAAGTCCAACAAAATGTGCCTGTGTCACCGTCAAAAAGTTGGGTTCAAGAGTAAAACTTCATCACATGGTTTCCAATTAAGTTGGGCAAATTTTCTGTTGGAGTCTTTCACTGGTCTCTCCTCCTCTGGTTGAGAAGTATGAGGCCACCTTACTCCACAATCTGCACAAAGGAAAAATGCAGCTAAGATCTAATATTTCAAGCTGATTTCCTCGGAAAATTGACATTCTTTTTTGATGCAGTGATcacataaaaacataaactctGAGACCCACTAGCTAAATACAAGGCAAAACAATCATTGTTGGCTTCAAATATTCATATCACAAATCTACTTTTGATGATATATGTTTTCAGATGACTTAATCAATTTCACAGATGGGTGGGGGAAGACTAGATGGAAACAGTGCATAAATGAAATACAGGGAAATATACATTTAAGGCAGTGGATCCAGTACTCTTGTATAAAGACTTAAATTGTTTAGGAAGCAGAACAATCAAGAAAGCACTCTGTaaaaacaatccaaaaaagCTATACTAGCTGAAATAGTGTCATATTCTGAACAATAACATTATACTACAGGTTGAAACGATTAGGTATTTTTGTTAATTGGGTCAACTAGGATTGCGATTGCGAGAATACCAGCTGTTGGTTGCTTGCTATCCACCCTCTAACTTGTAGAGCCTTGAATAGTCTGCAAAAGATGCTCAATTCTGTACTTCATTACAGGCTGACCCTTTCGTGTCCTTTTGAACATCTTCTCTCGTGCAGCTTTCCTCTGAGATTcaactctctctcttttttccttcttggcTTGAAAAATTGCGTCTCTCTCAATCCTTGTCCTCTCTTCCTCTTCCCGCTTCTTCTCATACAGTTCTTTCAAGCTGTGTGAACtatccttcttcttcttgttcttcttaCTCCTCTGACTAACACCTTCACCTTCATTTTCATCCTGTAACAGCAATTGAAAATGGTATAAATTTGGATTGCTAGTTCTACAAACTAGAATACATCAAAGATCTTTTTGGATGCCATTAGTAGATTGCCCATGATAGATGTAATCAGGGGAGCCCAATCTTTCCTAACAAAAAAAAGGGTATAGTTTTCATCGAGAAATTGACAACAAACACTAACAGTCAGATGAAGTTAATAGAGAATCGGACCTGCGGTTGTCTTATAGCTGAGGAAATATCATTCTGCTTGCCTTGTTGCTTCAGGGACTTCTTATACTTGCTCACATACTTGGCATTCTTATAGAACTCCTTTTGCTTCTCTAATCAAAACAGAATAGAAGTGTCGGTAAAAAAGATCAAACTAAGGTCAAAAGACTAATGTTTCTAATTTGACCCATCTTTCACACAAGGGATCATGTATGCTTCACTTGGTTGCTTAAAAATGTTTGTAacagaatttatttatttattttttaaccttagatattttattatttggaatcTGAGGAAACAAAACCTCCACTTTCCAAGCCCAACACAACTGCTCGGTTTAGTAGAGCTAATTTGTTAATTATTTGGAAACTAAACCACAGGAAAGCAGATCTTAAATCTTATTATCTAATCTTTTATTCCCTTCTTTAAGCCACCAAACACAGAACTAGGCATAATGGACAATAGCACTCATTGACAGGTCATCGATTTCACAAGTTTAACCAATTAGCTCAAACCAGGTTTTTCACTGTGATAGCGGTCATCAAAGTTTTGTGGTGCTCCTTCTGGTTTCCacctttttcatttcttggcCAGGCCAGTTTTTAGCTTCCTATTTGCTTTCTCTGAGAACATTCCACAACCATCCCTCAAACTTGTTGTAGAAAATAAATAGGATGGAAATGATCCAATAATTAGTCATTAGGTGTTTTTAGCATTGATTAGCAAGAAGGCGCCCTCCTATATGATCCTGACTCGATCCAACTTTACTCCCACTTAGATTGTTTACTCAAGCTACTGCTTTCCATGCACTCCAAACCAAAATCCTCACCAGtctatttgattttgaaaatgtcatGGACTGGTAATTCAGAACAGTCCaaacagaaaattatttgtcACATCCGAGGCCACCCCATATCTCCTCCCTCTCTTTTGCATTAGTAGGATTAAAAAGTTTGCACTATTGACTACAATGTTCAATTGGGCAAGCGTGGGATTTTATTTATGTCACACAATTGAACTTTGTAGCTTTGTTTTGTTCccaaaaagtattaagaaaagagaaacaaatgttaaggaaaatgattttctcatgtttggttctATTGtggaaaatatgaaggaaaatatactataattaaaattaataagaaatttatgcatttttaaattataattccttcatttttttttctttccttctacttttcctctatattttattttcttcacatttttcctcatattttccaCAAAACAAACATAGCCCACAATAAGTTCAAGTTTCAAACAATACATTCACCGCATTGCACCAAAAAATTGAAGACAGAACAAAATCAAAACCACTTCCGGAACAGACTACAAAATTTCAGCTAAGCAAATTGGCCAATCATAGCCTTCCAACTTAAAACCAAATTTTCTCCTTCCAGAACACGTCTACCCAAAAACCCAACTGGACCTAGAATCATCCAAAATATTTACTACTTCACAATCTTCAAATTTCATCATGctaatataaagacaattattttgttaattttcaaCACCCAATACCAAGCTTCTTCAAGAAATTCGatagaatgaaaagaaatttaacATTTGAAGAAACTCTAGAACTGAAACATAACAAATACGCAAAATCCAATGAATAAAATAAGCTCTAGggtttttatgtaaaaaaaaaattatacttattAATGCAGGGTTGTAGTTGTTGGTCGTCGATTTAGCATTAGCGAAGGCTTCAAGAGAAAGGCCTCCACCGCCAAGTCTCCtcatattcttcttcttcatcatcatctctTTGTGCTTCTTGATTGATTTTGAGCCGTTGATGGGAGCTCCACCGTGATGGCTTTCATCTTCTGCGGTTCGACTCTTCATCGTTGCAGAAGAAACTGTACCTAATCGCAAACCCTAAGTTTGGAGAAAAACCCTAATTTTGAAGAACTGCGAGAGAAAAACTCAGGCGTCGTATTCGTGGGAAGATTGAAGGTAAGAGTTGGGTTGGGCCGGGTCGGGGCTTTGGCTGGATATTTTATGCCCTAACGGGCCTGTTGGCCGTGCTCGAACTGGATCAAGCACTGAGTCCCGAGTCGAGGCCCAGTTCTTGGTGAAGCGGAAAACTCATCATGTGTTGGCTTA includes:
- the LOC100233127 gene encoding protein TRANSPORT INHIBITOR RESPONSE 1; translated protein: MAYSFPEEVLEHVFSFIHTDKDRNAISLVCKSWYEVERWSRRRIFIGNCYAVSPGIVIRRFPELRSVALKGKPHFADFNLVPDGWGGNVYPWIAAMAMAYPMLEELRLKRMVVTDESLELISRSFKNFKVLVLSSCEGFSTDGLAAIAANCRNLRELDLRESEVDDFSGHWLTHFPDSCTSLVSLNISCLASEVSFSALERLVGRCPSLRTLRLNRAVPLDRLPNLLRRAPQLVELGTGAYSAEHRPEVFSSLAGAFSNCKELKSLSGFWDVVPDYLPAVYPACSGITSLNLSYATIQSPDLIKLVTQCQNLQRLWVLDYIEDSGLDALAASCKDLQELRVFPSEPYDMEGNVALTEQGLVSVSEGCPKLHSVLYFCRQMTNAALVSIAKNRPNMTRFRLCIIEPRTRDYQTLEPLDVGFGAIVEHCKELHRLSLSGLLTDRVFEYIGTHAKKLEMLSVAFAGDGDLGLHHVLSGCKSLRKLEIRDCPFGDKALLANAAKLETMRSLWMSSCSVSFGACKLLGQKMPRLNVEVMDERGRPDSRPESCSVEKLYIYRSVAGPRSDMPRFVWTMKTPS
- the LOC100254601 gene encoding rRNA-processing protein FYV7; this encodes MKSRTAEDESHHGGAPINGSKSIKKHKEMMMKKKNMRRLGGGGLSLEAFANAKSTTNNYNPALIKKQKEFYKNAKYVSKYKKSLKQQGKQNDISSAIRQPQDENEGEGVSQRSKKNKKKKDSSHSLKELYEKKREEEERTRIERDAIFQAKKEKRERVESQRKAAREKMFKRTRKGQPVMKYRIEHLLQTIQGSTS